DNA sequence from the Plasmodium vivax scf_6666 genomic scaffold, whole genome shotgun sequence genome:
TTTAATATTAGATTTGTATACGTTTAAGATACTCACCTAACATACGTTACTTGCcgaaaaaagacaaatatttACCGTCctataacaaattttaatttattttcagtttaaaaacaaataatagtgtttaaataagaacaaaaaaatgctaattatgttttaatttttgattaatgtaaaaaaaatattgaatcAGACATATAATAGTATACATTCATATGAATTACAATATGTGTATACgtactaaataaaaaatctttcatcatataaaatttcaGAAAATATGtaagatttaaaaattaacaaaaaaatatactgtTATTATATGACTGTactttaattataataataaaacccatattttccatatactttttttaaaattatgtattttcaGAAATATGACGCAAATATTTCTAcgcaaaattaacaaaaaatctaattaaaaatgtacgaccaaaaaaatattaattttcattgaatatttaattatatataggaatgatcaattttttaatatacattttgatCAAATGTTGAATATTCAAAAGCACCATATGAAAATGGGATACTTCTTTCGTCATCCATAATTGAAGGTTCTTGTAATACACTATTCAATTCTTCATTGATACCTGCTCCTTTCTTCCTATTCTTTTTAGTAAGAACCCTCCACAAAGGAGTGAACTATAAGAATAATTgggaaaattacaatttaattattgtatataattaaaaaaaatatgaatagtttttttaatgcaaataaattttattttactttaaaaagaaggcccAATAACATAACAATTCCCATGGGTGCTGAAGCCTGTATGATATGATCTTTATTTGATATTACTTCGAAAATTTTACCAAATATATCTGATTTGTCATTAGTTAATTCATTACCTTTTTCTGTGCTATAAGTATGTCCAATATATGAATGTTCATTGCTACGTGGTTCATCACCAGCTGCTTTAAAATCAGGAATCTTAGTATGAACACCAATTTCATTACGCTTAGTATCATAATTATCGCCTCCACTATCTGAATTTAAAGTATGAGCAGTTATACCACCATCACCTGTGCCACTTCCATCTTGAACACCAACAACTCCATAACTAGAAGCTAACCCGTCAGGAGACACAGTAATAAATCCCTTGTTACTAGCAACTTCTTTATCCATATCTTGTTTAAGAATATCTCCATTAATATGTTCTCTAACTGTAGCAGTATTTTCAACAGGAACTTCAAGAATAGAACTTTCAACATCAACAAAATGTTCTTGAGCTTGATTATCACGTACATTTCGATCGACAACTTGATTCTCTTCAGAAGTACCATTGGTTAAACGCTCTACTTGGGAATTGCTACTTGAAACAGAATCGCCAGTCAAGGTACTTTGCGATGAAAATGCACtagaagaaatatttaattcaCTGCTTGGTGAAGTAGATTGGACGGATAAGGGTTGTGCCTGCAAAACTAAGCTTTCAGGTTTACCAGAAGGATGATTAACTGTTGTTTCAGACACTTCATGTTCAGTACCAAGATAACTATCAGAAGCCTTTGTTTGGGGTCGAGATAGTGCATTTACATCTGCAACAGAATGGCGTTGATCTTGATCTAGGGAAGCTTTTCCTCCTAGACTTTTAGCTTTAGAGTTTTCTACACCTAATGCTGGTGATGGTTTATCTTTTTGTGCTTTGGGGGGAGCTACTTTTTCTGTACATCTCCCACCTACGCTACAGGGATTTTCATTTCGTTGATTTAATTTAACAGGTTTATTATGAGTTATGGTAGGGTTACGACAATTAAAATCAGGACAagcttttataaaattttttatattatcagtGCTTACAATTGATATTAGTTTCGATGAATTATAACATCGCTGTAattctgtatttttttgatctatatttttttttaggtcTTTGCACTTTTTACAGAACTGTCTTGGTACTTTATAAAGATCGTCAATTTTCTGTTCAATTTCAGTTTTTGCTCTATGATAATCACTCGTGCATCCAGCACCTTGGAATGTTTTGTACATCTGAGCAACCCTATTAGTTAACTGCGAAAACCATGccattattcttttttatgtaattattacttatttttagtttatataaataatttgggaaaataatttacgtATATTTGTGTACACGTCTTCAATTTga
Encoded proteins:
- a CDS encoding variable surface protein Vir18, putative (encoded by transcript PVX_020675A); the protein is MAWFSQLTNRVAQMYKTFQGAGCTSDYHRAKTEIEQKIDDLYKVPRQFCKKCKDLKKNIDQKNTELQRCYNSSKLISIVSTDNIKNFIKACPDFNCRNPTITHNKPVKLNQRNENPCSVGGRCTEKVAPPKAQKDKPSPALGVENSKAKSLGGKASLDQDQRHSVADVNALSRPQTKASDSYLGTEHEVSETTVNHPSGKPESLVLQAQPLSVQSTSPSSELNISSSAFSSQSTLTGDSVSSSNSQVERLTNGTSEENQVVDRNVRDNQAQEHFVDVESSILEVPVENTATVREHINGDILKQDMDKEVASNKGFITVSPDGLASSYGVVGVQDGSGTGDGGITAHTLNSDSGGDNYDTKRNEIGVHTKIPDFKAAGDEPRSNEHSYIGHTYSTEKGNELTNDKSDIFGKIFEVISNKDHIIQASAPMGIVMLLGLLFKFTPLWRVLTKKNRKKGAGINEELNSVLQEPSIMDDERSIPFSYGAFEYSTFDQNVY